A part of Mustela erminea isolate mMusErm1 chromosome 9, mMusErm1.Pri, whole genome shotgun sequence genomic DNA contains:
- the LGR4 gene encoding leucine-rich repeat-containing G-protein coupled receptor 4, whose protein sequence is MPGPLGLLCFLALGLRGSAEPSGAAPPLCAAPCSCDGDRRVDCSGKGLTAVPEGLSAFTQALDISMNNITQLPEDAFKNFPFLEELRLAGNDLSFIHPKALSGLKELKVLTLQNNQLKTVPSEAIRGLSALQSLRLDANHITSVPEDSFEGLAQLRHLWLDDNSLTEVPVHPLSNLPTLQALTLALNKISSIPDYAFTNLSSLVVLHLHNNKIKNLGQHCFDGLDNLETLDLNYNNLGEFPQAIKALPSLKELLFHSNSISVIPDGAFDGNPLLRTIHLYDNPLSFVGNSAFHNLSDLHSLVIRGASMVQQFPNLTGTIHLESLTLTGTKISSISSNLCQEQKMLRTLDLSYNNIKDLPSFNGCHALEEISLQRNQIHQIKEGTFQGLISLRILDLSRNLIHEIHNRAFAKLGSITNLDISFNELTSFPTEGLNGLNQLKLVGNFKLKEALAAKDFVNLRSLSVPYAYQCCAFWGCDSYAHSNTEDTSLQDHSVAKDKGPTDGAGVTSSVENEEHSQIIIHCTPSTGAFKPCEYLLGSWMIRLTVWFIFLVALFFNLLVILTTFASCSPVPSSKLFIGLISVSNLFMGAYTGILTFLDAVSWGRFAEFGIWWEIGSGCRIAGFLAIFSSESAIFLLMLAAVERSLSAKDIMKNGKSNHLKQFRIAALFAFLGAAVAGCFPLFHRGEYSASPLCLPFPTGETPSLGFTVTLVLLNSLAFLLMAIIYTKLYCNLEKEDLSENSHSSMIKHVAWLIFTNCIFFCPVAFFSFAPLITAISISPEIMKSVTLIFFPLPACLNPVLYVFFNPKFKEDWKLLKRHITKKSGSVSVSISSQAGCVEQDFFYDCGMYSHLQGNLTVCDCCESFLLTKPMSCKHLIKSHSCPALAVGSCQRPDSYWSDCGTQSAHSDYADEEDSFVSDSSDQVQACGRACFYQSRGFPLVRYAYNLPRVKD, encoded by the exons ACGATTGGCTGGCAACGACCTTTCTTTTATCCACCCCAAGGCCTTGTCTGGGTTGAAAGAACTCAAAGTTCT AACCCTGCAAAACAATCAGTTGAAAACAGTTCCCAGTGAAGCCATTCGAGGACTGAGTGCTTTGCAGTCTTT GCGTTTAGATGCTAACCATATTACCTCAGTCCCTGAGGACAGTTTTGAGGGGCTTGCTCAGTTACGACATCTGTGGCTAGATGACAACAGCTTGACGGAAGTGCCCGTGCATCCCCTCAGCAATCTGCCCACTCTGCAGGCATTGACCTTGGCTCTCAACAAAATCTCAAGCATCCCTGACTATGCATTTACCAATCTTTCGAGCCTGGTAGTTCT acaTCTtcataacaataaaattaaaaatttgggtCAGCACTGTTTCGATGGACTAGATAACCTGGAGACCTT ggaCTTGAATTATAATAATTTGGGGGAATTTCCTCAGGCTATTAAAGCCCTTCCTAGCCTAAAAGAGCT GTTATTTCatagtaattctatttctgtTATCCCTGATGGAGCATTTGATGGTAATCCACTCTTAAGAACTAT ACATTTGTATGATAATCCTCTGTCTTTTGTGGGGAACTCAGCATTTCACAATTTATCTGATCTGCATTCCTT AGTCATTCGAGGCGCAAGCATGGTGCAGCAGTTCCCCAATCTGACAGGAACTATCCATCTGGAAAGTCT GACCTTGACAGGCACAAAGATAAGCAGCATATCCAGTAACTTGTGCCAAGAACAAAAGATGCTTCGGACTTT GGACTTGTCTTACAACAATATAAAAGACCTTCCAAGCTTTAATGGTTGCCATGCTCTGGAAGAAAT ttCTTTGCAACGTAATCAGATCCACCAAATAAAAGAAGGTACTTTCCAAGGCCTGATATCTCTGAGGATTCT AGATCTGAGTAGAAACTTGATCCATGAAATTCACAACAGAGCTTTTGCAAAGCTTGGGTCAATAACTAACCT AGATATAAGTTTCAATGAATTAACTTCATTTCCTACGGAAGGCCTGAATGGGCTAAATCAACTGAAACTTGTTGGCAACTTCAAGCTGAAAGAAGCATTAGCAGCAAAGGATTTTGTTAATCTCAG GTCTTTATCGGTACCATATGCTTATCAGTGCTGCGCATTTTGGGGCTGTGACTCGTATGCACATTCAAACACGGAAGATACCAGCCTCCAAGACCACAGTGTGGCAAAGGATAAAG GTCCCACTGATGGAGCAGGTGTCACCAGCAGTGTGGAGAATGAAGAACATAGTCAAATAATTATCCACTGCACACCCTCCACAG GTGCTTTTAAGCCCTGCGAATATTTACTGGGAAGCTGGATGATCCGTCTTACTGTGTGGTTCATTTTCTTGGTTGCTTTGTTTTTCAACCTTCTTGTCATTTTAACAACATTCGCATCTTGTTCACCGGTGCCTTCCTCCAAATTGTTCATAGGCCTGATTTCTGTATCCAACTTATTCATGGGAGCTTATACCGGCATCTTAACTTTTCTGGATGCTGTGTCCTGGGGCAGATTTGCTGAATTTGGCATTTGGTGGGAGATTGGCAGTGGGTGCAGAATAGCTGGGTTTCTTGCTATTTTCTCCTCAGAAAGtgccatatttttattaatgttggCAGCTGTCGAAAGAAGCTTATCTGCAAAAGATataatgaaaaatgggaaaagcaaTCATCTCAAACAGTTCCGGATTGCTGCCCTTTTTGCTTTTCTGGGAGCGGCAGTGGCAGGCTGTTTTCCGCTTTTCCATAGAGGGGAATATTCTGCATCACCCCTTTGTTTGCCATTCCCCACAGGAGAAACGCCATCGTTAGGATTTACTGTAACCTTAGTGTTATTAAACTCATTAGCATTCTTATTAATGGCCATTATCTACACCAAACTTTACTGCAACTTGGAAAAAGAGGACCTTTCAGAGAACTCACATTCTAGCATGATAAAGCATGTCGCGTGGCTCATCTTCACCAACTGCATCTTTTTCTGTCCTGTTGCGTTTTTCTCATTTGCGCCACTGATCACTGCAATCTCCATCAGCCCTGAAATAATGAAGTCTGTTACTCTGATATTTTTCCCATTGCCCGCATGCCTGAATCCGGTCCTATATGTTTTCTTCAACCCAAAGTTTAAAGAAGACTGGAAGTTACTGAAGCGACACATTACCAAGAAAAGCGGATCGGTTTCAGTGTCCATCAGTAGCCAAGCTGGCTGTGTAGAACAGGATTTCTTCTATGACTGTGGCATGTACTCACATTTGCAGGGTAACCTGACTGTGTGTGACTGCTGTGAATCCTTTCTTTTGACAAAGCCAATGTCATGCAAACACTTAATAAAATCACACAGCTGTCCTGCATTGGCAGTGGGTTCTTGCCAAAGACCGGACAGCTATTGGTCTGACTGTGGCACACAATCGGCCCACTCTGATTATGCAGATGAAGAAGATTCCTTTGTCTCCGACAGCTCTGACCAGGTGCAGGCCTGTGGACGAGCCTGCTTCTATCAGAGTCGAGGATTCCCTTTGGTGCGCTATGCTTACAATCTACCAAGAGTTAAAGACTGA